The DNA segment GGATCAAGCCCACGGTGATGCTCGGCCAGGAACGCGAACACATTCCCGGCCGGGATCAGATCCCGGCAGGTCTCCCACACGTCCGGCCCGACCATCTCGCCGACCCACTCGCCCATCGCCACATGACGAGTCTGGCCCTGCCGCTCACGCGGCAGGGCCAGAACCCGAATTCTTCATCGACCTTCTAGGGGCTTCTGATGGATCTGGGCGTCCCGGGACGCTCAGCCGCCGTACTCGATCGCCACGCCGCCGACGCCGGTGCTCAACGGGCCGCAGCCGATACCGATGCTGTGGGTGTTGCCGGGCGTCACATATACCCAATTCGAGTAAGCGTCGGGGGCCCAGCCGCAGATGGCGCGTACGGAGAACGCGTGCAGCTGCGTCCCGGGGTTGTAGCACTTGCCGTAGGCGACATTGTCCTCGATCCAGGTGCTGCACTGCAGCACGTTGGGCTCCGCGGCCGCCGCGGGTGAGGCGGTCGCGAGACCGACTCCGTCGGCGAGAGCGATCCCCGCAGTTCCGGTGACGAGTGCGCGCTTCCAGAGGCTCTTCATGACCTGCCCTTCAGTTCCGCCCTGTGCCGGGCGTCCTGCGCGAAAGGGTAGGAGACAGGCAGGCAGGAGGGATCCTGACAGATGTCAGGGCTCCCGAGCATGGGCAGGCTCCGACAGCCGCGGCTTCGACGGCGGCAAGCTGATCAACGGCCGTAAGCGGCATGTCGTGGTCGACACCCCCGGCCTGCTGCTCGCGGTGATGGTTACCGCCGCGGATGTCGGCGACCGCGCCGCCGCCGATGTCCTGCTGCACCAAGTCGCCGACGCGCACCACCGCCTCGCCCTGGTCTGGGCGGATGGCGGCTACACCGGCAGTCTCGTCGAGCACTGCCTGGCCACGCTCGCCCTGGTCCTGGCGATCGTCAAGCGCAGCGACGACATGCGTGGCTTTGTGGTGCTGCCCAAGCGGTGGATCGTCGAGCGCCTCTTCGCCCACCTGATGCGCACCCGTCGGCTGGTGCGCGACTTCGAGCGCCGCACCACCAGCGCCGAGGCGATGGTCTACTGGTTGATGACCCTGCTCATGACCCTGCTCATGACCCGCCGCCTGGCCCGGTCACATTCTGCGCGAGCGTGAAGCGGCCCGGCTGCTGTTCGGCCGGCCAGCCGCGCGCGGCCAGGCGTTTCGCCTTCGACCGCAGCGCCTCCACCTTCGCCGGCACCGCGTCCAGGCCGAACAAGACGGCCATCTCCTGGCAGGTCAGCGGCGCTTGATGGAGGCGATGCCGGTCCGCAAGGGCCTGCAGGATGCGCTGGTAGTCGATCGACAGCACAGACCAGGCCAGGCCCTCGCGCCACATGGGCACCTGCGACTTCGGCTTCGCGGCCCTCGACGCCGACGACGCCTCCTCGGCCGGTCCCTCGGCCGGCATCGCCCGTTCGGTCCGGGCGTGATCTCCGCTCTCGTCCACCGGTGCCGGCACCTCGCCGACCCGCGAGCGGGCGATGGCCCCTTCCATTCCCGCTCGGTCACGGCCAACTCGGCCTGGACACGGTCGGCTTCCTCGCGCAGCTCGTCCACACGACTGCGAGCACCCAGCTCACGCTGTTCCAACAGCCCAACCACCGACGGCATCCACGACCTCCCGGGCAGCGACGGCACGACAGGCCACTACGCCCACGGGATCGTCGACCCTATGCCCGACCAGCGGAAACGCAGTCTTCAACTCCGGAAAGACAACGGCTTCTAAGGGCCCCACCGTTCGCGGTGGGGCCCTTAGACATCGTGCCCGGTGAGGCACTGGCGGAGGATACGAGATTCGAACTCGCGAGGACCTGCGGTGCGGCTGTGGCGGGTGGGGCTCCTGAACGGTGCTGTACGGAGCTGAATGCAACCGGAAATGCAACCATCGCCCGCCTATTTGCCGCTCTCCGGGCCGTACCACTGGAGAGCCTGGCCGGTCACTGCCGCGATGCAGGCGAAGTCGTGGTCGCGGTGCAGGAGGGTGAGCCCTTGCAGCTCGGCTGTCGCGGCGACGACGAGATCCACCGCACCCGCACTGCGATGCTTTTTCTGTTGGGTGAGAGCTTCTTGGACCTGCCAGGCGCGGTCGTAGGCGCGGTCGTCGACGGGAACCCAACCGAAAATCAGTCGTATGTCCTCGATGCCGCGCGCCCTGTCGGCGGCCGACCGGGCGCTGTAGAAGAACTCAAGCTCGGTGATCGGGCAGGTGGCGATGAGCCCGGCGGCTGCCGCCTGGTCCCAGCCGTACTGCTCCGCGTCCTCGCGCATGAACCGAGCGAGCGCGCTGGTGTCGATCAGGAACTGGGCCGCGTTCACCGGCGGTAGTTCCCCTTGTTCTCGAACAGCTCCAGATCGAATGCGCCGTCCCCGGCCGCGGCCCGCAGCCGGGCGAGAGCCAGGGCGCGACGCCGACTCTCCAGCACCTCACGAAGAGCGGAGTTGACTGTCTCCTTCTTGGTGCTCGTCCCGAGGGCCTTAGCCACGGCCGCGACCAGGTCGTCGTCCAGGTCGATAACCGTCCGACTCATGGGTTCCTCCCTGATATCAAATGTGGGATCAAGTATATCTCGCGAGGTGCCCGCGGGGTGGCGCACCCGGCACCGGCCTTGATCGCCGAGTCCTACGCGGGCATCACGCCATGGATGCGGGAGAGAGTGAAGACGCGTTCCGCTTCGCGCAGGTGGCACCAGGCGTCGAGGTAGGGCGGGTCGAGTTCCAGGTCGCTGAGGGTGCGTACGGTCCGGTTGCCCGAGGTGGCGATGTACTCGACCGTGATGGCCGCACCGGTGTCGATGGCATGAGCGACCTGGCGGACGTCGCTGTACGACAGGTGCTTCGCGTATCCGGCGACGATCTCCTCGGTGTCCGTCGCGAAGGGCACCCCGCTGCCGAACGGGTCGGGTTCCGGTGCGGCCGGCGGGGCCTTGAGCAGCCGGTCGGCCAGGACGTCCAACCCGGCGTCGGTGGGCATGTCCGAGGCGCGGGTTGCGGTGGTCCGGGGGCCGAGCCGCCCGACGTTCCTTCGCGGGGGCGGGACGGCAGCGGCGGCCCTCTGCGGCAGGCGCTTTTCGATGCGTACCGTTCCCCCGGCGGTCTCGGCGACCGGGGCGTAGCCCGCAGCACGGAGCGCGGCGAGCGTCGTCGCGGGTGGGCTGCCGCTGACCAGGACCGTCGGGCCGAGCTGCCGCAGGGCGAGCTTGGACAGTGTGCGGTGGGCGGCGAGTTCGGCCAGGAGCGCGGGTTCGTCGCCGTGGATGACGCAGGCCGCGGGGGCGATGCGCACCCGTCCGTGACCTCGTGCGGTGTCGGCGATGAGATAGGTCAGCGGCTGTGGCAGGGCCGCGGCGGAGCCGGCTTGCAGGTCGGCTGTGATGTCGTTCGGGGTGCGGCCGGCGTCCAGGGCCCGGCGGATACTGCCGGCACTGAAGCGCCATACCGACGCCGTGCCACTGGTCTCCCGGTCGGCCATCGAATCCAGCAGCGCTGCGAGTCGCGCGGACGGGGTGCCGGTGACGACGGCGGTGAGGTCGGCGCCGATCCGGGCCGTCGTGGTCGCGGGGGGCAGCAGCCGCCGGGCTGTGATGTCGAGCTCTTCGTCGGCGTGGGCCGCCAGGTGGGCACCGAGCGGGGACAGCGCACCCCGCGCCAGCACGCCCAGCAGTTCGCCTTCGCGGATCACGGTGCTGAACGGTGCCGTGTCCTGGGGCGAGGCGTCGTCGGCGAGCGGACGGTGCCAGGCCACCAGCGGCCCCAGCTCCGAAGCGACCTTCACACCCTGTCCTGCCGGGAGCCCCGCTGCCGCGGTGAGCAGCCCGTGGCGGGCCTGCAGACAGCCGCCGCAGTCAGGCGCACCGGCGAGCGCGGGAAGTGCCTTGTTGTCTTCGCCGCGCGCCCGGGTGGGGGTGAGCGGCAGGTCCCGCCATGCCCGGAGCAGCACGGCGAGTTGTTCTGCGGGCTCCTGTTCGGCCCAGGCGTCGTACGCCTCGGTGGGAGGTACGCGATCGCCGTCGCGGGCCAGCAGTCCGGCGGCGTAGGCGGTCTCCAGGGCGATGCGTACGACGGCGTCGTCCGCTTGGGCGGCCCTGCCGATCCGGGCCAGTTCACGCGCACCGATCCCACCCGACTTCAGCCGGGTCGGTGGAGCGGTCGCGCACGCCGAAAGGACGGAGGCGGCATGGGCCGCGAACGCGGTGGCGGCCACCGCGGCCTCCCGCTCCACCTCCGAGGAGGTGATGGGAACCAACTGTGTGACCGGCGGCATAGGTTCGAACGCAGCGTGCCAATCGGGGCCCCGCAGAGCCAAGGCCACCTCGACCGGCATCCGGACGGGCTCGTACCGGTGACTGTCCTGGAGCAGAAGCCCGCGGTCGAGTGCCCATCGGGCGCCTGGTTGGAGGTCGCGGCCAGGAGCCCCGAATACGACGAACAGTGACTGCCGCGGCGTGGACCTGGCGCTCTGCTCAAGCAACTTCCGTGTGGCCGCCGGTGCCCCCGCCACCAACGCGGCGACCCGTTTCGCGTCACTGTGATGCTCCACCAGCGCCGCGAATCGCTGCTGCTTGGTGCCGGGTGGCTTGATACCCAGGACCGCCAGCATGCCGCGCAGTTCCTCCGAGGTGGTGCCGGCCAGCAGCTCTTCCAGCGGGGCGTCAAGTCCCAGGGGCGTGCTCCACGCCTGGCGCAAGGGCGTAGGCATGCGGAGCGCCTCGTTGCCGTCGTGCCACACGAGCGCCCGATCCGACAGCGCCTCCAGGGTCGCGTCCAGCGCGTGTACCGCCGCAGGGGATGTCGAGCCGAGCAACTCCGCGAGGCTGTCCCGGGTTGCTCGTCCTCCCAGGGCTGCCAGCGCCTCGGCGGCTTGCAAGCACGGCAGCGTGAGTTGCGGCAGGACGAGTGCCACGGACCCCGGACGTTGGAGACGGTCCGCCAGTTCCCCCACCGAGCGTGGTTCCGGAGAGGAGGCTGCGTCCTTCCGCATGGCGAGTACGCGTGCCAGGCGGGAACCGTCGAGTTCGCTCAGCCAAGTCGCAAGCGTCGATCGGGACTTCATGAGGGTGCACCTCGACAGACCGGGAACGTCACAGACGGGCCGAAAGCCGCTTCGGCGCCAAGGTCAAGGATGGCGCAGTTCCATGATCCGCGGATGCCGTACGAAGACAGAGTCCGGGGCTCCTCCTCGCCGCGGGCCCTGCCGCCGGGTACGTCCGCATCCGTAAGAACCGGCTGCGCGCCAAGTACGCGCACGGCTGCGGTGCCAACCCGTGTGGCCGGAAGCGGGCTACTGCCCCAAGAAGGAGCCGACCCGGCGTGAGACGTCGCACCATCGGCCTGCCCGATCCGCTGATCAAGATTCTCCGCCAGCACCAGGAAGCCCAGGAGCGGGAGCGGATCGCGGCCGGTGCGGACTGGGAGGGCAAGGGGTACGTCTTCGCGTCGCCGATCGGTGGGCCACTGAGTCCGAACACCGACTTCCACACCTGGAAGCGGCTGCTTCGGGAGGCTGGCGTCCGGAACGGCCGTCTCCATGACGCTCGCCACACCGCCGCGACCGTGCTCCTGATCCTCGGTGTTCCGGACGTCGTGATCGACTCGATCATGGGATGGGAGCCCGGGGGAGCGGCCCGGATGCGCGCTCGGTACATGCACGTGACCGGGACCATGCTCCGCAAGGTCGCTCAGCAAGTCGGAGACGTGCTCTGGGTGCTGCCCGGCGCCGGCGCCGACGGCCAGGAAGAAACCAACTGAGACGGACCGACGAGGGGCCCCACCGCGAACGGTGGGGCCCCTCGACATCGTGCCCGGTGAGGCACTGG comes from the Streptomyces sp. NBC_00443 genome and includes:
- a CDS encoding transposase; amino-acid sequence: MTCPSVPPCAGRPARKGRRQAGRRDPDRCQGSRAWAGSDSRGFDGGKLINGRKRHVVVDTPGLLLAVMVTAADVGDRAAADVLLHQVADAHHRLALVWADGGYTGSLVEHCLATLALVLAIVKRSDDMRGFVVLPKRWIVERLFAHLMRTRRLVRDFERRTTSAEAMVYWLMTLLMTLLMTRRLARSHSARA
- a CDS encoding helicase-associated domain-containing protein: MKSRSTLATWLSELDGSRLARVLAMRKDAASSPEPRSVGELADRLQRPGSVALVLPQLTLPCLQAAEALAALGGRATRDSLAELLGSTSPAAVHALDATLEALSDRALVWHDGNEALRMPTPLRQAWSTPLGLDAPLEELLAGTTSEELRGMLAVLGIKPPGTKQQRFAALVEHHSDAKRVAALVAGAPAATRKLLEQSARSTPRQSLFVVFGAPGRDLQPGARWALDRGLLLQDSHRYEPVRMPVEVALALRGPDWHAAFEPMPPVTQLVPITSSEVEREAAVAATAFAAHAASVLSACATAPPTRLKSGGIGARELARIGRAAQADDAVVRIALETAYAAGLLARDGDRVPPTEAYDAWAEQEPAEQLAVLLRAWRDLPLTPTRARGEDNKALPALAGAPDCGGCLQARHGLLTAAAGLPAGQGVKVASELGPLVAWHRPLADDASPQDTAPFSTVIREGELLGVLARGALSPLGAHLAAHADEELDITARRLLPPATTTARIGADLTAVVTGTPSARLAALLDSMADRETSGTASVWRFSAGSIRRALDAGRTPNDITADLQAGSAAALPQPLTYLIADTARGHGRVRIAPAACVIHGDEPALLAELAAHRTLSKLALRQLGPTVLVSGSPPATTLAALRAAGYAPVAETAGGTVRIEKRLPQRAAAAVPPPRRNVGRLGPRTTATRASDMPTDAGLDVLADRLLKAPPAAPEPDPFGSGVPFATDTEEIVAGYAKHLSYSDVRQVAHAIDTGAAITVEYIATSGNRTVRTLSDLELDPPYLDAWCHLREAERVFTLSRIHGVMPA
- a CDS encoding PIN domain nuclease, giving the protein MNAAQFLIDTSALARFMREDAEQYGWDQAAAAGLIATCPITELEFFYSARSAADRARGIEDIRLIFGWVPVDDRAYDRAWQVQEALTQQKKHRSAGAVDLVVAATAELQGLTLLHRDHDFACIAAVTGQALQWYGPESGK
- a CDS encoding tyrosine-type recombinase/integrase, yielding MRRRTIGLPDPLIKILRQHQEAQERERIAAGADWEGKGYVFASPIGGPLSPNTDFHTWKRLLREAGVRNGRLHDARHTAATVLLILGVPDVVIDSIMGWEPGGAARMRARYMHVTGTMLRKVAQQVGDVLWVLPGAGADGQEETN
- a CDS encoding type II toxin-antitoxin system VapB family antitoxin — its product is MSRTVIDLDDDLVAAVAKALGTSTKKETVNSALREVLESRRRALALARLRAAAGDGAFDLELFENKGNYRR